A single Kryptolebias marmoratus isolate JLee-2015 linkage group LG16, ASM164957v2, whole genome shotgun sequence DNA region contains:
- the LOC108241072 gene encoding G-protein coupled receptor 20, giving the protein MINYSSTESWLFINASFPILSVTTSPANSSGMEAYLQRLAHLDEGLYNDFYGLWVALIIINSFIFLAGMVLNTVALYVFCFRTKQKTTSVIYTINLAVSDLLVNLSLPTRILLYYSGGSCLTCSYMHIFSYFVNMYCSILFLTCICVDRYLAIVQVEASRRWRNSGVAKCVCISVWLFAIVVTYSLLSTAFQHTGCCISKLLFLTITEFFLPLVIIVVFTVRIMWALTDRRLMQQSRKRRRRAVQLLTTVLIIFTVCFTPFHIRQVLVYFYPDMPHHVIVYHLTVTLSSLNSCMDPVVYCFVTNNFKATMRHLFRRAEPEQTSGENVSMQRSSKASGGAANAVTNIIITMTKIPNTRQNDNVGKDCAL; this is encoded by the exons ATGATCAACTACAGCAGCACTGAATCCTGGCTTTTCATCAATGCTTCATTCCCCATCCTGTCAGTGACAACCAGTCCAGCGAACAGCAGTGGCATGGAGGCATACCTTCAAAGACTGGCACATTTAGATGAAGGACTCTACAACGACTTCTATGGTCTCTGGGTTGCACTGATTATCATCAACTCTTTCATTTTCCTG GCTGGCATGGTTCTCAACACAGTTGcactttatgttttttgtttccgtACCAAACAAAAGACCACCTCGGTGATCTACACCATTAACCTGGCCGTGTCGGACTTGCTGGTGAATCTGTCTCTGCCCACTCGTATTCTGCTCTACTACAGCGGAGGATCCTGCCTCACGTGCTCCTATATGCACATCttcagttactttgtaaacatGTACTGCAGCATCTTGTTTCTAACCTGCATATGTGTGGACCGGTACCTCGCCATTGTGCAG gttGAAGCTTCCCGCCGTTGGAGGAACTCTGGGGTGgccaagtgtgtgtgtatttccgTCTGGCTGTTTGCCATCGTGGTCACCTACTCACTTCTTTCCACTGCCTTCCAGCACACAGGCTGCTGCATCTCCAAGCTCCTCTTCCTTACGATCACAGAGTTCTTTTTGCCCCTGGTCATCATTGTGGTCTTCACAGTGCGCATAATGTGGGCCCTCACTGACCGTCGCCTCATGCAGCAGAGCAG gaagaggagaaggagggctGTCCAGCTGCTAACCACCGTGTTGATCATCTTCACTGTCTGCTTCACACCTTTCCATATCAGACAG GTTCTGGTGTATTTCTACCCTGACATGCCCCATCATGTGATTGTATACCATTTAACTGTCACTCTAAGCAGTTTGAACAGCTGTATGGATCCTGTTGTCTACTGTTTTGTAACAAATAATTTCAAG GCCACCATGAGACATCTTTTCCGCCGTGCAGAGCCGGAGCAGACCAGTGGCGAGAATGTCAGTATGCAGCGCAGCTCCAAAGCCTCAGGAGGGGCAGCCAACGCCGTCACTAATATTATAATCACCATGACCAAGATTCCCAATACACGGCAAAATGACAATGTGGGGAAGGATTGCGCACTGTAA